TCCATACTATCGATTTGTAAAAATCAAATGTACAAAATAAATACAATTAGAATTTAAATCTTCATTAAACTCTATATAATATATCCTCCAACGATTTCCAACGTCCACTTTCCATCTTTATATTCTGCCACATAATCATTCTTATGGCTACTTCCTGACTCTGAAATATAAACCCTGTTCGAATCATAATTGGCTCTTTTCATTTTGGAAATATGATTTTCTGTCACGTCCGTTATTCTTGTATAATATGTTTTTTTCTGATCTTTTTCAGGAATAAAAAGCACCCTTATTTCAGGATTGATCTGATGAAAATAATCGCAATCACTCTCATATACTTCAAATGTATAATGAAGTTTTTTTAAATCATCATCTTCGGAATAAGAAGGAAGTAATGAAGCATAGAGTTCTGAAAACTTATTCTTTTCAGATTTAAATAACGGATTCATATCCTCAAAATCATTAATCCCATCACCATCCGTATCTTTATTATTGGGATTTAAGGCAAAAGTCTCTTCAAAAATATCATTATAGCCATCCTGATCAGAGTCTTTCATCAGATCATCCAATTTTATTCTGAATAGCTTTCCGTCTTCCATAGCGGAATAATCATCATAACCGGGCAAACCGGGAACTTTAATGATTTTCACAAGGCTTCCTTCAAACTGCAGAAATCCATCTTTAATAATTGGGGTTTCCTGAATCTTATTGATATAATAATGGCTAAAACTTAATCCTAAAAAATAAGCGGAAGGTTTGTCATTTTCTATTTTCATCAGCCAAAATCCCAATGCATTACTTCCCAGTGCATATAAAACATTTCCAACCTGTTGTTTTGCAGAATAAGAAAAATGGTCCGGAAACTTTTCACTGAAAACATTATACTCTTCCTTTTTCGCTTTCCATCTTTCTTCGGAAAACCCGCCTTTGGATTCTGTACTGTCCTTTTTAAAGCTTCTGTAATCTTTCAGATCGACAATCTGAAGATAATCGGGCTTTTTATTAAGAATTTCCTTCACCGTATATGGTTTCTGCTCAACATATACAGACTTTTCTTCTTTTTCTATAAAACAATTCCCGTCAGTATTATTTACAGAACACGAAATACAGAATACAAGAACAAAAAAATATAAAATTTTCATCTCATTAAAAGTTTTACTACAGAAATGCAAAAAGCGCTCCCAAAATACAATGGCAGCGCTTTTCATTTATAACTAACTTTAATATTTTCTTATACGTTGAATCTAAAGTGCATGATGTCACCATCTTTTACGATGTATTCTTTACCTTCTACAGAAAGTTTTCCGGCTTCTTTTACTTTGGCTTCAGAACCGTATTGCATATAGTCATCATACTTGATCACTTCCGCACGGATGAATCCTTTTTCAAAATCCGTGTGGATCACTCCAGCCGCCTGAGGAGCTGTCCAGCCCTGTCCGATCGTCCAGGCTCTTACTTCTTTAACCCCAGCTGTAAAATAGGTCTGAAGTTTTAATAAATCGTATGCTTTTCTGATCAAACGGTTTACTCCAGGTTCTGTAAGGCCTAATTCTTCAAGGAATATCTCTCTTTCCTCATAGGTTTCCAGTTCATTGATATCCGCTTCGATCTGAGCTGCCAGAACAACGATTTCAGCACCTTCTGCTTTCGCCATTTCTTCAATTTTACCGATCCATTCATTTCCGTTTTTAATAGAGTTTTCATCTACATTACAAACGTAAAGAACCGGCTTATTCGTCAACAACTGAACTTCACCGATAATAGATTTCGTTAAGTCATCCGTTGCAAATTCTCTGGCATTTTTACCATCTTCAAGATGCTTCTGAAGATTCTGCAACGTTTCGTACGTCAGGATATCTTCTTTCTTTCCTGATTTAATGAACTTCTTAGCTTTTTCCACTGCTTTTCCTACCGTTTCCAGATCTTTAAGCTGAAGTTCAATATCGATAATTTCTTTATCTCTCAGCGGATCTACCGAACCTTCAACGTGAACGATATTCCCATTGTCAAAACATCTTAAAACATGGATGATCGCTTCACATTCACGGATATTGGCAAGAAACTGGTTTCCTAGCCCTTCCCCTTTACTTGCGCCTTTTACCAACCCTGCGATATCTACAATTTCCACAACAGCAGGCAACACTCTTTCAGGTTTTACTATTTTTTCCAGCTCAAACAATCGCTGATCCGGTACGGAAACCGTTCCTAAGTTCGGTTCGATAGTACAGAAAGGATAGTTTGCCGACTGTGCTTTTGCATTGCTCAGGCAGTTAAAAAGAGTTGATTTACCTACATTCGGTAAGCCTACGATTCCACATTTCATAACGTTAGATTCAAAGTTTAAGGGTTAAAGTTCAAGGTTTACTACAATGAATGTATTATTCATTACCTTCAACTTTCAGCGTGCAAAGATAATGAAATTATGGAGAGTTTCATAATAA
Above is a genomic segment from Chryseobacterium geocarposphaerae containing:
- the ychF gene encoding redox-regulated ATPase YchF, with amino-acid sequence MKCGIVGLPNVGKSTLFNCLSNAKAQSANYPFCTIEPNLGTVSVPDQRLFELEKIVKPERVLPAVVEIVDIAGLVKGASKGEGLGNQFLANIRECEAIIHVLRCFDNGNIVHVEGSVDPLRDKEIIDIELQLKDLETVGKAVEKAKKFIKSGKKEDILTYETLQNLQKHLEDGKNAREFATDDLTKSIIGEVQLLTNKPVLYVCNVDENSIKNGNEWIGKIEEMAKAEGAEIVVLAAQIEADINELETYEEREIFLEELGLTEPGVNRLIRKAYDLLKLQTYFTAGVKEVRAWTIGQGWTAPQAAGVIHTDFEKGFIRAEVIKYDDYMQYGSEAKVKEAGKLSVEGKEYIVKDGDIMHFRFNV